A single genomic interval of Bos javanicus breed banteng chromosome 8, ARS-OSU_banteng_1.0, whole genome shotgun sequence harbors:
- the IGFBPL1 gene encoding insulin-like growth factor-binding protein-like 1: protein MPRSPGLFLLLLVLQPLPALGLGLRSAGGRNPECGPCRPERCPEPVRCPVPGIVGRDECGCCALCLGAEGASCGGPAGARCGPGLVCASRAAGAAPEGTGLCVCAQRGSVCGSDGRSYPSVCALRLRARQAPRAFPGHLHKARDGPCEFAPVVITPPQSVHNVTGAQVYLSCEVRAVPTPVVTWRKVTRSPEGTQVMEDLPGDHTNIAVQVQGGPSDHEATAWVLINPLRKEDEGVYQCHSANAVGEAQSHGTVTVVDRSQYRAPRFPAPDDRL, encoded by the exons ATGCCACGCTCACCCGggctcttcctgctgctgcttgtGCTGCAGCCGCTGCCAGCCCTGGGCCTCGGGCTCCGCAGCGCAGGCGGACGAAACCCGGAGTGCGGTCCGTGCCGACCAGAGCGCTGTCCCGAGCCCGTGCGCTGCCCGGTGCCTGGCATCGTGGGGCGCGACGAGTGCGGCTGCTGCGCGCTCTGCCTGGGCGCCGAAGGCGCGAGCTGCGGGGGCCCGGCCGGCGCGCGTTGCGGCCCAGGGCTCGTGTGTGCGAGCCGCGCCGCGGGGGCCGCGCCCGAGGGCACCGGGCTCTGCGTGTGCGCGCAGCGCGGCTCGGTCTGCGGTTCCGACGGCCGGTCGTACCCCAGCGTTTGTGCGCTGCGCCTGCGCGCCCGCCAGGCGCCCCGCGCGTTCCCTGGCCACCTGCACAAGGCGCGCGACGGCCCCTGCGAATTTG CTCCTGTGGTCATCACCCCACCCCAGAGTGTTCACAATGTCACCGGGGCACAGGTGTACCTGTCCTGTGAGGTGAGAGCTGTGCCCACCCCAGTTGTCACATGGAGGAAG GTCACACGGTCTCCTGAGGGCACCCAGGTAATGGAGGACCTGCCTGGGGACCACACCAACATAGCTGTCCAGGTGCAAGGGGGCCCTTCTGACCATGAGGCCACGGCCTGGGTTTTG ATCAACCCTCTGAGGAAGGAAGACGAGGGGGTGTACCAGTGCCATTCAGCCAACGCAGTCGGGGAGGCCCAGTCGCATGGCACGGTGACCGTGGTGGATCGGAGTCAGTACAGAGCACCCCGCTTCCCAGCTCCAGATGACCGCCTGTGA